In one Mycoplasmopsis canis PG 14 genomic region, the following are encoded:
- the infB gene encoding translation initiation factor IF-2 — MSKKNSRISNVQDIKDQLQTTKTELKDGIFVFTGKMSISDFSQLTKINANDIIKKFFLKGKMYNLNHILDEEEIAELCIENGYDFKKETNVDGSNFLDEVYFEDNEKDLVKRYPIIAVMGHVDHGKTTLIDKIRNSNIVSTESSGITQHTGAYQISHKNSKITFLDTPGHEAFTKMRARGAKVTDIIILVVAADDGVMPQTKEAIIHAKAANVPLIVFVNKMDKPNKDLDRLKGELAESEVVIEEYGGDTQIVYGSAINGQGITDLFDSITLLAELMDLKANPNRYPIGTIIESRIDKGAGAVSTVIVENGTLMKGDFIVAGSKYGRIRTLTDSQGNPIDKVIPGSPAIITGLNYAPDAGDKFVGFNDEKFAKKLANEKAVSDKMNLLHDKSLTALNADGKKVINVIVKSDVHGTSEAIKGQINGLENSDAIIKVISASAGQVNGNDILLAQASNAIIFVFNIKTPAAIKQNASSQGISLIEHDVIYKIIEDCQNFLDGEKAPIYEERKTGDAHIIKVFFYSKVGKIAGCLMDSGVAKSGAKVKVYRRGKLIHEGLIDSLRRELNDVKEVVKGKDFGTHIKDFNDIEEDDVIEFYENVRIN, encoded by the coding sequence AAAAAATTCAAGAATAAGTAATGTTCAAGATATAAAAGATCAATTACAAACTACAAAAACAGAATTAAAAGATGGTATTTTTGTTTTTACTGGAAAAATGTCTATTAGCGATTTTTCACAATTAACAAAAATTAATGCCAATGATATAATTAAGAAATTTTTCTTAAAAGGAAAAATGTATAATTTAAACCACATTCTTGATGAGGAAGAAATTGCTGAATTATGCATTGAGAATGGGTACGATTTTAAAAAAGAAACAAACGTAGATGGTTCAAATTTCTTGGACGAAGTTTACTTTGAAGATAATGAAAAAGACTTGGTTAAAAGATATCCTATAATAGCAGTAATGGGACACGTTGACCATGGTAAAACAACATTAATTGACAAAATAAGAAATTCAAATATTGTTTCAACTGAATCAAGTGGTATTACACAACACACAGGTGCTTATCAAATATCTCATAAAAATAGTAAAATAACATTTTTAGATACCCCTGGTCATGAAGCATTTACAAAAATGCGTGCTAGAGGTGCAAAAGTTACAGACATTATAATATTAGTAGTTGCTGCAGATGATGGTGTTATGCCACAAACAAAAGAGGCTATTATTCATGCAAAAGCGGCTAATGTTCCACTTATTGTATTTGTAAATAAAATGGATAAACCAAACAAAGATTTAGACAGATTAAAAGGTGAATTAGCCGAATCAGAAGTGGTTATCGAAGAATACGGTGGTGACACACAAATTGTTTATGGTTCAGCAATTAATGGTCAAGGAATAACAGATTTATTTGACTCAATTACTCTTTTAGCTGAATTAATGGATTTAAAAGCTAACCCTAATAGATATCCTATTGGTACCATTATAGAATCTAGAATCGATAAAGGTGCAGGTGCAGTTTCAACGGTTATTGTTGAAAACGGAACATTAATGAAAGGTGATTTTATAGTTGCAGGTTCAAAATACGGAAGAATCAGAACTTTAACCGATTCACAAGGAAATCCAATTGATAAAGTTATTCCTGGTTCACCAGCTATTATTACAGGGTTAAACTATGCTCCTGATGCTGGAGATAAGTTTGTTGGTTTCAATGATGAAAAATTTGCTAAAAAACTCGCAAATGAAAAAGCTGTATCTGATAAAATGAATTTATTGCATGATAAATCATTAACAGCTTTAAATGCAGATGGCAAGAAGGTTATCAACGTAATAGTTAAAAGTGATGTGCATGGAACTAGCGAAGCAATTAAGGGGCAAATTAACGGTTTAGAAAATTCTGATGCGATAATAAAAGTTATTTCTGCAAGCGCAGGACAAGTTAATGGTAATGATATCTTGCTTGCACAGGCTTCAAACGCAATTATTTTTGTATTTAATATAAAAACTCCTGCAGCAATAAAACAAAATGCTTCATCTCAAGGAATCAGCTTAATTGAACATGATGTTATATATAAGATTATTGAGGATTGTCAAAACTTTTTAGACGGTGAAAAAGCTCCTATTTATGAAGAAAGAAAAACAGGAGATGCACACATTATTAAAGTATTTTTCTACTCAAAAGTGGGAAAGATTGCTGGTTGTTTAATGGATTCTGGTGTTGCAAAATCTGGTGCAAAAGTAAAAGTATATAGACGAGGTAAATTAATTCATGAAGGATTAATTGATAGTTTGCGTAGAGAACTTAATGATGTTAAAGAGGTTGTTAAAGGTAAAGATTTTGGAACACACATTAAAGACTTTAATGACATTGAAGAAGATGATGTTATAGAATTTTATGAAAATGTAAGAATAAATTAA